In a single window of the Deltaproteobacteria bacterium genome:
- a CDS encoding YciI family protein, whose amino-acid sequence MWYLVLSRSLPEKEELKQRNYDDHRDWLEQQHRAGRLLFSGPTSDRAYGIYVMLASSLSEAEALAGEDPHHARGIRTMEVLEWAPHRAFRMDGTTIADVEAMATGNGPAL is encoded by the coding sequence ATGTGGTACCTCGTGCTCTCTCGTTCCCTTCCCGAGAAGGAAGAACTCAAGCAACGCAACTATGACGATCACCGGGACTGGCTGGAGCAGCAGCATCGCGCCGGCCGCCTGCTGTTCTCGGGGCCGACGTCCGACCGGGCCTACGGAATCTACGTCATGCTGGCGTCAAGCCTGAGCGAAGCCGAGGCCCTCGCGGGCGAGGATCCTCACCACGCCCGCGGAATCCGAACCATGGAAGTCCTGGAATGGGCGCCGCACCGGGCATTCCGCATGGACGGAACCACCATCGCCGACGTGGAGGCCATGGCGACCGGGAACGGACCGGCCTTATAA
- a CDS encoding RT0821/Lpp0805 family surface protein yields MKRLVTAFAVPVALALCMSAAWAGAPSPDALLSDADRRHQEQSLQNALEFNRTGEAEIWENAETGHWGTVTPTLTYRNAAGQDCRKFERAVIIDNRQAQVWSTRCRTAAGVWLQPVAPKPVHARVYQDHRHHFPHPRPYPYYRAASIILFYGIGHDRPRRYHRHDRSRRHDRLHRRGRPHRHDRLHRHDRADRHDRLHRRERPHRHDRLRRHDRADRRDRHHRHDRADRRGRR; encoded by the coding sequence ATGAAGCGTCTAGTCACCGCGTTCGCGGTTCCGGTTGCGCTGGCGCTCTGTATGAGCGCGGCATGGGCGGGCGCGCCGTCGCCTGATGCGTTGCTGTCCGATGCCGATCGGCGTCATCAGGAGCAGTCGCTTCAGAACGCGCTCGAGTTCAACAGGACCGGGGAGGCCGAAATCTGGGAGAACGCCGAGACCGGCCATTGGGGCACGGTCACCCCGACGCTGACCTACCGCAATGCGGCGGGCCAGGACTGCCGCAAGTTCGAACGCGCAGTCATCATCGACAACCGGCAGGCCCAGGTCTGGAGCACGCGCTGCCGCACGGCGGCCGGAGTCTGGCTCCAACCCGTCGCGCCCAAGCCGGTCCATGCCCGCGTTTACCAGGATCACCGCCACCACTTCCCTCATCCTCGCCCGTATCCGTACTACCGGGCGGCGTCCATCATCCTGTTCTACGGGATCGGTCACGACCGGCCGCGCCGGTACCATCGACATGACCGGTCGCGTCGTCATGACAGGCTGCACCGCCGCGGCCGACCTCACCGGCACGACCGCCTCCACCGGCACGATCGTGCAGACCGGCACGACCGGCTGCACCGGCGTGAACGGCCTCACCGGCATGACCGGCTCCGCAGGCACGACCGGGCTGATCGGCGTGACCGGCATCATCGCCACGACCGGGCCGACCGTCGCGGCCGGCGTTAG
- a CDS encoding amidohydrolase family protein encodes MPIIDADAHVVEIDETWEYLGPSEREYKPGVVYERLENGETLKYWVIGGNRVGTPWPGGGARSDAITGTFIGNVPLDLKAKYMLDVDARVAHMDELGTDVQVLFPTLWVHPLTDRPAVENALCWSYNRWMADIHSRGHGRFRWACVASLSDIPEARRQMRFARDHGAVAVNISGLDYRNRLINDPDFFPLYEEASDLDMPVCIHSGTNSPDMDRVWGKPLCGYQRNKFVGLGAFHLLIMSNLPDRFPKLRWGIIELSAGWLPYLVNDLRRRVERRGGKLKERILADNNIWVAAQMNDDLEHVIKYVGDDRLVMGTDYGHADSSTEINALRLLQQHEFLAPESVARILYDNPVELYAL; translated from the coding sequence ATGCCGATCATCGACGCGGACGCCCACGTGGTGGAAATCGACGAAACCTGGGAATACCTCGGACCCTCCGAGCGGGAGTACAAGCCCGGCGTGGTCTACGAGAGGCTGGAGAACGGCGAGACCCTCAAGTACTGGGTCATCGGCGGCAACAGGGTGGGCACGCCGTGGCCCGGGGGCGGGGCGCGCAGCGACGCCATCACCGGCACCTTCATCGGCAACGTGCCGCTGGACCTCAAGGCCAAGTACATGCTCGACGTGGACGCCCGGGTGGCGCACATGGACGAGTTGGGCACCGACGTCCAGGTGCTCTTCCCGACCCTGTGGGTGCACCCGCTCACGGACCGGCCGGCGGTCGAAAACGCCCTCTGCTGGAGCTACAACCGCTGGATGGCCGACATCCATTCGCGGGGGCACGGCCGCTTCCGCTGGGCCTGCGTGGCGTCGCTGAGCGACATTCCGGAGGCGCGGCGGCAGATGCGTTTCGCCCGCGACCATGGCGCGGTGGCGGTGAACATCTCCGGGCTCGACTACCGCAACCGGCTCATCAACGACCCCGACTTCTTCCCGCTCTACGAGGAGGCCAGCGACCTCGACATGCCCGTGTGCATCCACTCGGGCACCAACAGCCCGGACATGGACCGGGTCTGGGGCAAGCCCCTGTGCGGCTACCAGCGCAACAAGTTCGTGGGGCTCGGCGCGTTCCACCTGCTGATCATGTCGAACCTGCCCGACCGCTTCCCCAAGCTCCGCTGGGGCATCATCGAGCTGAGCGCGGGCTGGCTTCCCTACCTCGTCAACGACCTGCGGCGCCGGGTGGAGCGGCGTGGCGGCAAGCTCAAGGAGCGCATCCTGGCCGACAACAACATCTGGGTAGCGGCCCAGATGAACGACGACCTGGAGCACGTCATCAAGTACGTGGGCGACGACCGCCTGGTGATGGGCACCGACTACGGCCACGCCGACTCCTCCACCGAGATCAACGCGCTACGGTTGCTGCAACAGCACGAGTTCCTCGCGCCCGAGAGCGTCGCGCGCATCCTCTACGACAACCCGGTGGAGCTGTACGCGCTGTAG